The proteins below come from a single Chrysoperla carnea chromosome 1, inChrCarn1.1, whole genome shotgun sequence genomic window:
- the LOC123305539 gene encoding transmembrane protein 14 homolog, protein MPIDFIGFAFAITIAAGGIMGYAKAGSIPSLGSGILFGLLLSYGAYQASKSPPKYGVQLLTIAALAGIMGFRFYQTGKIIPAGLICIMATVLLLRYIFKSLLGFFKRSQESVDDNSIPAT, encoded by the exons ATGCCTATTGATTTTATTGGCTTTGCTTTCGCTATCACAATTGCGGCTGGAGGAATTATGGGCTATGCAAAAGCAG GCTCGATTCCATCTTTAGGATCAGGAATATTATTTGGACTACTTTTATCATATGGAGCATATCAAGCATCCAAATCTCCACCAAAGTATGGTGTACAATTATTAACAATTGCCGCTCTTGCTGGTATTATGGGATTTCGATTCTATCAAACTGGTAAAATTATTCCAGCTGGTCTTATTTGTATAATGGCTACAGTTTTGTTGTTAcgatatattttcaaatcattattGGGGTTTTTTAAGAGATCACAAGAGTCAGTGGATGATAACTCGATCCCAGCAACATAA